From Thamnophis elegans isolate rThaEle1 chromosome 12, rThaEle1.pri, whole genome shotgun sequence, one genomic window encodes:
- the LOC116516091 gene encoding zinc finger BED domain-containing protein 1-like isoform X1 gives MEDVSSKRVSDFLQKCVKLEDDGEPPSKEILEVQSLPLLSAPSYPQTVQEEISMVFNTCAVPANLGPCARRRREKGHDGTSTSLYVDRRKSKVWNYYTKLGDAYVECNVCKKQLSFHNSTTTMREHLVRKHSIRDTLLSQLKDDQVPEPDYVAQENAIKRFRQLTPENNNPYHAGVTCAEPRTDVILELVLEMIFRDLHPLSVVKDKGFGLLIGYLEPTFVLPSPVQLSSMLWHRYNVVKQHLEHYLQTAQSIVLCAEFWLSHPNQRYLTIVTNFIDGEWRRARCILETQQVHEKKAESNLGERLYAVLTDFGLSNKSVFCMMHDSLQGLEAHASQLKCVYGWTSLCCAAHLLHLCVKAGLEAEQVQEALTAARSIVRYFQQDAKATCSLNSKLEAINKTKLKLVTDTGARWITTIEMCECLLDLKWAVMSVLEEHPKGPSAVQNLADHQWKLLQDLVPVMRTLKIATSFLREEQNFSISSLMPCIHGIVTAIGQQSEEASDVIKTVVNNIRGELTQRWGILEESKLLESPAVIASFLDPRFKEMRFLSPGLRSELHKKVKAMLSQFFNPQTPPTNPFWVPNADYKAEGSESAGQLSAPKDRGSSGQPQSMYDILLGKDPTESMPEIHQQLENYIVEPLCKRSTNPLDWWKSNEHRFPSVARLARQYLAIPVTVVPPDQAFAVGESALEHRRGVLAPENLDQILFLHQNFDFLESMRNPNENLTKSGHSQY, from the exons ATGGAAGATGTGAGCTCCAAAAGGGTCAGCGACTTCTTGCAGAAATGCGTCAAGCTTGAGGACGACGGGGAGCCTCCCTCCAAGGAGATCTTGGAAGTTCAAAGTCTCCCTCTACTCAGTGCTCCATCCTATCCTCAGACAGTGCAAG AGGAGATTTCAATGGTTTTCAATACTTGTGCAGTGCCAGCCAATCTGGGCCCCTGTGCCAGGAGGCGGCGCGAGAAAGGCCACGACGGGACCAGCACGTCTCTCTACGTCGACCGCCGGAAGTCCAAAGTGTGGAACTACTACACCAAGCTGGGCGACGCCTACGTGGAGTGCAACGTCTGCAAGAAGCAGCTCTCCTTCCACAACAGCACTACCACCATGCGGGAGCACCTGGTGCGTAAGCACAGCATCCGTGACACCCTCCTCTCGCAGCTGAAGGACGACCAGGTGCCGGAGCCGGACTACGTGGCTCAGGAGAACGCCATCAAGCGATTCCGCCAGCTGACTCCCGAGAACAACAATCCCTACCACGCGGGGGTGACCTGCGCGGAACCCAGGACGGACGTGATTCTGGAGCTGGTGCTAGAGATGATCTTCCGGGACCTGCACCCCCTGTCCGTGGTGAAGGACAAAGGTTTCGGCCTCCTCATTGGCTACTTAGAACCTACCTTCGTGCTCCCGTCCCCTGTGCAGCTCTCGAGCATGCTGTGGCATCGATACAACGTCGTCAAGCAGCACCTAGAACACTACTTGCAGACGGCTCAGTCGATTGTCCTCTGCGCCGAGTTCTGGCTGTCTCACCCCAACCAGAGGTACCTGACCATCGTGACGAATTTTATCGATGGAGAGTGGCGGCGGGCCAGGTGCATCCTAGAAACCCAGCAGGTGCACGAGAAGAAAGCGGAGAGCAACCTGGGAGAGCGGCTGTACGCGGTCCTCACAGACTTCGGCTTGTCCAACAAATCGGTCTTCTGCATGATGCACGACAGCCTGCAGGGTCTGGAGGCCCACGCGTCCCAGCTGAAATGCGTCTACGGCTGGACCAGTCTGTGCTGCGCGGCTCACCTGCTGCACCTTTGTGTCAAGGCCGGCCTCGAGGCGGAGCAGGTGCAGGAAGCACTGACCGCGGCTCGGAGCATCGTCCGTTACTTCCAGCAGGACGCCAAGGCGACTTGCTCCCTCAATAGCAAACTGGAAGCCATCAACAAGACCAAGCTGAAGTTGGTGACGGACACTGGGGCTCGGTGGATAACCACCATCGAGATGTGCGAGTGCCTGCTGGACCTCAAGTGGGCCGTCATGTCCGTTTTGGAGGAGCATCCCAAGGGGCCGTCAGCGGTCCAGAATTTGGCCGACCACCAGTGGAAGCTCTTGCAGGACCTGGTGCCCGTGATGAGGACGCTTAAGATCGCCACGTCCTTCTTGAGAGAAGAGCAGAacttctccatctcctccctGATGCCTTGTATCCACGGCATCGTCACCGCCATCGGGCAGCAGTCCGAAGAAGCCAGCGATGTCATCAAAACGGTGGTCAACAATATCAGAGGGGAGCTCACCCAGCGTTGGGGTATTCTGGAGGAGAGTAAGTTGCTGGAGAGCCCGGCGGTAATCGCCTCGTTCCTAGACCCTCGGTTCAAGGAGATGAGGTTCCTCAGCCCAGGTCTACGGAGTGAGTTGCACAAGAAGGTCAAGGCCATGTTGTCCCAGTTCTTCAACCCTCAGACCCCGCCGACCAACCCCTTCTGGGTGCCCAACGCGGACTACAAAGCAGAGGGGAGCGAATCCGCCGGCCAGCTGTCTGCTCCTAAGGACCGAGGTTCAAGCGGACAACCTCAGAGTATGTATGACATCCTTCTGGGGAAAGACCCAACGGAGAGCATGCCCGAGATCCATCAACAGCTGGAGAACTACATCGTGGAGCCTCTTTGCAAGCGTAGCACTAACCCCTTGGACTGGTGGAAGAGCAACGAACACCGGTTCCCTTCGGTGGCTCGGTTAGCCCGGCAATATTTGGCTATACCGGTGACAGTCGTGCCGCCGGACCAGGCCTTTGCTGTGGGCGAAAGTGCGCTGGAGCACCGGAGAGGCGTGCTGGCTCCCGAAAACCTGGACCAAATTCTTTTCTTGCACCAAAATTTTGACTTTTTAGAATCGATGCGAAACCCGAACGAGAATCTGACTAAGTCTGGGCACAGCCAGTattga
- the LOC116516091 gene encoding zinc finger BED domain-containing protein 1-like isoform X2, with translation MEDVSSKRVSDFLQKCVKLEDDGEPPSKEILEVQSLPLLSAPSYPQTVQVPANLGPCARRRREKGHDGTSTSLYVDRRKSKVWNYYTKLGDAYVECNVCKKQLSFHNSTTTMREHLVRKHSIRDTLLSQLKDDQVPEPDYVAQENAIKRFRQLTPENNNPYHAGVTCAEPRTDVILELVLEMIFRDLHPLSVVKDKGFGLLIGYLEPTFVLPSPVQLSSMLWHRYNVVKQHLEHYLQTAQSIVLCAEFWLSHPNQRYLTIVTNFIDGEWRRARCILETQQVHEKKAESNLGERLYAVLTDFGLSNKSVFCMMHDSLQGLEAHASQLKCVYGWTSLCCAAHLLHLCVKAGLEAEQVQEALTAARSIVRYFQQDAKATCSLNSKLEAINKTKLKLVTDTGARWITTIEMCECLLDLKWAVMSVLEEHPKGPSAVQNLADHQWKLLQDLVPVMRTLKIATSFLREEQNFSISSLMPCIHGIVTAIGQQSEEASDVIKTVVNNIRGELTQRWGILEESKLLESPAVIASFLDPRFKEMRFLSPGLRSELHKKVKAMLSQFFNPQTPPTNPFWVPNADYKAEGSESAGQLSAPKDRGSSGQPQSMYDILLGKDPTESMPEIHQQLENYIVEPLCKRSTNPLDWWKSNEHRFPSVARLARQYLAIPVTVVPPDQAFAVGESALEHRRGVLAPENLDQILFLHQNFDFLESMRNPNENLTKSGHSQY, from the exons ATGGAAGATGTGAGCTCCAAAAGGGTCAGCGACTTCTTGCAGAAATGCGTCAAGCTTGAGGACGACGGGGAGCCTCCCTCCAAGGAGATCTTGGAAGTTCAAAGTCTCCCTCTACTCAGTGCTCCATCCTATCCTCAGACAGTGCAAG TGCCAGCCAATCTGGGCCCCTGTGCCAGGAGGCGGCGCGAGAAAGGCCACGACGGGACCAGCACGTCTCTCTACGTCGACCGCCGGAAGTCCAAAGTGTGGAACTACTACACCAAGCTGGGCGACGCCTACGTGGAGTGCAACGTCTGCAAGAAGCAGCTCTCCTTCCACAACAGCACTACCACCATGCGGGAGCACCTGGTGCGTAAGCACAGCATCCGTGACACCCTCCTCTCGCAGCTGAAGGACGACCAGGTGCCGGAGCCGGACTACGTGGCTCAGGAGAACGCCATCAAGCGATTCCGCCAGCTGACTCCCGAGAACAACAATCCCTACCACGCGGGGGTGACCTGCGCGGAACCCAGGACGGACGTGATTCTGGAGCTGGTGCTAGAGATGATCTTCCGGGACCTGCACCCCCTGTCCGTGGTGAAGGACAAAGGTTTCGGCCTCCTCATTGGCTACTTAGAACCTACCTTCGTGCTCCCGTCCCCTGTGCAGCTCTCGAGCATGCTGTGGCATCGATACAACGTCGTCAAGCAGCACCTAGAACACTACTTGCAGACGGCTCAGTCGATTGTCCTCTGCGCCGAGTTCTGGCTGTCTCACCCCAACCAGAGGTACCTGACCATCGTGACGAATTTTATCGATGGAGAGTGGCGGCGGGCCAGGTGCATCCTAGAAACCCAGCAGGTGCACGAGAAGAAAGCGGAGAGCAACCTGGGAGAGCGGCTGTACGCGGTCCTCACAGACTTCGGCTTGTCCAACAAATCGGTCTTCTGCATGATGCACGACAGCCTGCAGGGTCTGGAGGCCCACGCGTCCCAGCTGAAATGCGTCTACGGCTGGACCAGTCTGTGCTGCGCGGCTCACCTGCTGCACCTTTGTGTCAAGGCCGGCCTCGAGGCGGAGCAGGTGCAGGAAGCACTGACCGCGGCTCGGAGCATCGTCCGTTACTTCCAGCAGGACGCCAAGGCGACTTGCTCCCTCAATAGCAAACTGGAAGCCATCAACAAGACCAAGCTGAAGTTGGTGACGGACACTGGGGCTCGGTGGATAACCACCATCGAGATGTGCGAGTGCCTGCTGGACCTCAAGTGGGCCGTCATGTCCGTTTTGGAGGAGCATCCCAAGGGGCCGTCAGCGGTCCAGAATTTGGCCGACCACCAGTGGAAGCTCTTGCAGGACCTGGTGCCCGTGATGAGGACGCTTAAGATCGCCACGTCCTTCTTGAGAGAAGAGCAGAacttctccatctcctccctGATGCCTTGTATCCACGGCATCGTCACCGCCATCGGGCAGCAGTCCGAAGAAGCCAGCGATGTCATCAAAACGGTGGTCAACAATATCAGAGGGGAGCTCACCCAGCGTTGGGGTATTCTGGAGGAGAGTAAGTTGCTGGAGAGCCCGGCGGTAATCGCCTCGTTCCTAGACCCTCGGTTCAAGGAGATGAGGTTCCTCAGCCCAGGTCTACGGAGTGAGTTGCACAAGAAGGTCAAGGCCATGTTGTCCCAGTTCTTCAACCCTCAGACCCCGCCGACCAACCCCTTCTGGGTGCCCAACGCGGACTACAAAGCAGAGGGGAGCGAATCCGCCGGCCAGCTGTCTGCTCCTAAGGACCGAGGTTCAAGCGGACAACCTCAGAGTATGTATGACATCCTTCTGGGGAAAGACCCAACGGAGAGCATGCCCGAGATCCATCAACAGCTGGAGAACTACATCGTGGAGCCTCTTTGCAAGCGTAGCACTAACCCCTTGGACTGGTGGAAGAGCAACGAACACCGGTTCCCTTCGGTGGCTCGGTTAGCCCGGCAATATTTGGCTATACCGGTGACAGTCGTGCCGCCGGACCAGGCCTTTGCTGTGGGCGAAAGTGCGCTGGAGCACCGGAGAGGCGTGCTGGCTCCCGAAAACCTGGACCAAATTCTTTTCTTGCACCAAAATTTTGACTTTTTAGAATCGATGCGAAACCCGAACGAGAATCTGACTAAGTCTGGGCACAGCCAGTattga